A stretch of DNA from Erwinia aphidicola:
CGGCGGCTACCAGCATGCTGCTCACCACGCTGTTTTCCGCGCTGACCACGCCGCTGTTTATGCTGTTGATGGAGCTGGCCTATCACGGCAAAGCGTGATGGATGTTACGGAATCGTTAAAATCAGATTGCATTCAAACCGTTCATTTCATTAACCTCCAAATGCGGTTGTGATGTTTCATTTTATCCACCGCAGTCACCTTTGCCTCTGGAGAATAATAATGAAACATTTTAAAAAACTGCTGCTGGTGGCCGCGTTAAGCTGCTCCGCTTCCTCACTGGCCGAAACCATTGGCGTGTCGATGGCCTATTTCGACCAGAACTTTCTTACCATTATCCGCCAGGCGATTGATAAAGAGGCCAAAGAGCGCGGCATCAAGGTGCAGTTTGAGGACGCGCGCGGCGATGTCGGGCGCCAGACCGACCAGGTGCAGAGTTTTATCAGCGCCGGGGTGGATGCGATCATTGTTGATCCGGTCAATTCAGCCGGAACTCCCGTTATGACCCGGCTGGTTACCCAGGCTAAAATCCCGCTGGTCTATGTTAACCGTACGCCGGGCGACCCGAAACTGCCACCGGGCGTGGTGTTTGTCGGCTCCGATGAGAAGCAGTCGGGTACTTTGCAGATGGAACAGCTGGCAAAACTCGCCAACTATCAGGGCAAAGTTGGCATTATGATCGGTAACCTGACCGATGCCGGGGCACTGCAGCGCACCAAAGACGTTGAGCAGGTGGTCGCAAAGTACCCGAAAATGAAAGTTGTGCAGAAGCAGACGGCGAACTATTCACGTAGCGAGGGCATGGACCTGATGCTCAGCTGGCTGAGCAACGGCGAAGAGATTGATATCGTCGCCGCCAACAATGATGAAATGGCGATTGGCGCTGCGATGGCGCTGCAGCAGTCAGGCATTAAACAGAATAAAGTGCTGGTTGGCGGCATTGATGCCACGCCGGATGGTCTGAAAGCGCTGGCCAGCGGCAAGATGCAGGTCACCGTATTTCAGGACGCTGTTGGCCAGGGCAAAGCCTCGGTAGATGTCGCCCAGCGTATGATCAAAGGCGAAAAGCTGGATTCTTACCACTGGATCCCCTTCGAGCTGGTGACGCCGGAAAACATGAAGCAGTACGAGAATAAATAGCCATAACGGCAAAATCTGGCGGGAATAGCGCAGCTGCTGGCTTTCTCGCCACGCTTTTCTCTACGCCCCACATCCTGGCTTTGCTAAACTACGCCCATGAACAAAAAACTTCTTATTGCCGCGATCTTCGCGATTGCCGCCGCGGCGGCCGGGCTGCATCATCCGGCGAAACCGCCGACTTCATCAACACAATCCACTCCGACTGCGCGTCAGGGTGCCAACGATATCAGTACGCTTACCGCTCAGCAGCGAGTGGCGGACTATCTGCAACAGCATCAGCGGCTGCCGGACTACTACCTGCGCAAAGGTGAGGCGCGTAAACTGGGCTGGGACCCGTCAAAAGGTAACCTGTGCAACGTGCTGCCGGGGCGGGCCATCGGTGGCGATCGCTTCAGCAACCGCGAAGGGGGGCTGCCAGATAAAGCAGGGCGCCGCTGGTTCGAAGCCGACGTCAATTATCAGTGCGGGCGGCGCGGCAGCGATCGCATGCTCTACTCGAGCGATGGCCTGATTTACGTGACGAGCGACCATTACCGCCATTTTCAGCAGGTAAATTAATATGCAACTGGTGAGTTTTGACTTACAGCAGGTGGAAGATCGCGCCGACTTTTATCGTCAGTTCGCCGCCCGATTTGCGTTGAGCGAGTTCGGCAGTAATCTCGATGCCTTATGGGATGTGCTGACCGCTGGCGTGGCGCTGCCGTTGAGGATCACTCTGCGGCATCTGCACAGGCATCCTCAGCAGGCGGAACTGCAGGGCATCATTGAGGTGATGCAGGAAGCCGAACAGGAAACGGGCGGCGCATTTAGCGTACGGGTTTATTGAGCTTCTCCGGGTCGACCGAAAAAAAAGGTCGACCCCTACGCGAAATCATTATCGGCGGATCACGCTCAAAATCTTCGCCAGCCTTTCACGCTCTTCGCCGCTGATTTCGCGCGATGCCGCATACCCGGCATTCTGCACTATCATCTCATTCAGCCCCACCAGCCAGTCGTAGATATAAAACGCGGCGTGGTTATTTGGCTTCAGCGCCAGACGCGTCAGGCGCTGACCGGGCCCCAAATTAACCGTCTGTGCTTCCGGCTTGGCGAAAATCTTCTGCCCGCGATTGATGCGGCTGTCCGGGCGCTGCGCTTCCGGCAACTGCTGGAACCCCAGCCAGGCGACGAAATCACCCAGCACGCTCAGCGCACGCGACACCTGACGATCGGCGATCTGCTCAGCGGGCAGGCCCGCCGCATCGCTGTCGGCCAGAATGCGCAGCAGCGCCGCTTCAATCTCCTGGCGTACGCTGGCGGTGATCAGCTCTTCGGTCAGCATCTCCAGCGTCGGTTTGGTCACGCCAAGCAGCTCCAGCAGCGGGCCGTTATCCGGCAGCAGGCGTAGCTGATTGATCCAGTGGCGATAGACGTTCTGGGAAAATTCGGCTTCCTGATCCACCACCGGCGCGCTGTGATAGCTGGTCTGTACCGCCGTCAGCGGCTCATCGCTCAGCAGATCGATAGTCATACCAATGCCAAACGGATCGTCCTCGGAGATGCTGTACTCGTCAGCGGCAGTTCGCTCACTGCGCTGATACTGGCGCTGCAGGAACAGGTGACGCAGGGTATCGCGCACCGGCACCAGGCGCTCCAGCAGTTCGCCGTGCACGCCGGTGCGGGTCTGAAGCGCTTTCAGCAGCGTTTCGGCGGTGCGCAGGCGCTCGGCCGGATCTTCACCTTCCGCCGCCTGATACCAGCGCCCGAGCAGGTTTTCACTCAGCTCGCGCTGGATCTCGGCGCGGCAGGCGGCAATGCGCTCCAGCTTGCTGTCACGACGCACTTCATTGACCAGGTACCCGGCCATACGCTGCACGCCTTTTTCATCCATCGCCAGCATGGCACCCCAGGCATCGCCCGGATTGCCCACGTAGCGCTGCACTGCCGCATCGTGGTTGTGGCCGTGGGTAATGCGTTGATCAAACGGCGTCATCGCCCAGATCAGCCCAGGCTTGCGGCCGCTGCGCTGCACGCTGGTTTCGCCCTGAGTTTGCTTCACCCAGAAGTCGAGCAGGCGGCCAACGTGGCGCGTTTCATTACGGTGTGCCGACGCGCTGCACACCAGCAGATGAGTGACATCCTGCTGTACCGCCGCACGCTGCAGCAGGAATGGGCGCCGCGCCTGCAGGAAGCTCAGCGCCAGCGCATGCTGATCGTCGTCCGGCAGCACCGGCAGGCTGACAAAACCAGGGTAATCGAGCAGGTCGACTTCGCTAAACAGCTCCTCGCGCGGCGCGCTGTAGAGCGGCAGCAGTACTTCGCGGCTTAGCAGCGTCAGTTCTGCCAGCGCCACGCTGACCGGGGCCAGAGAACGGCCACCGTGGCGCGGTACCACCTGCAGCGTCAAATCGACGGTGGCATTAAACTGGCTGACGCCGGAGCTGTTAAGCAGGCTGTACGAGGGTTCGTCCAGCACGCTGAGCGGGGCCAGAACGTCGCCCACGCAGGAGAGGTGGTGCAGCACGTGCGCCAGCTGGCGATACAGTGCCGTCAGCTGGCGATCCTCGCCCCACAACAGGGAGAACAGGCGGGCGCGGTCGTCCACGCCGAGGAACGGAGCCTGCTCCACCGCCTGCGGCCAGAAATGGCTCTCCAGCGCGCTGTTGCGCGCCAGGCTGAAATGCAGGGCATCCCACAGTGCCACCATCTGATGACGGTTGATGCCGTCAACCGCTTCCGGCTGGCGGTACATCGCCACGTTCTGCATTTTCTCGCCAAGCTGCGATTCATCAAAGGTGACAGTGTCACCCACGCGCTGCGCATACTGGAGCGCCAGCACCGCAACCAGCTCGCTTTCACTGAGCAGAGTGAGCTGCACCGGCCAGCTGCTGTCGCTGCTCTGCTGCTGACCGCTGAAGCGTAATACCAGATTACTGGTGTGCTGCTGCGGGTTAAGCTGGCCGGCATAATCCAGCACGCTATTGCCAAATGCGCACTCCAGGCGGCCCTTGTCGCTGGCAGCCAGGGCGCCAATCAGATAAGACTTGCCCGCCTGCGCCAGACCGAACAGGCCTATTGCCGGGTTGATCGGCGTGTTGCGGGCCAGTACGCTGGCCTTGTTGTGCTGGCGCAGCAGTTTGACCGCCAGGCGATCTGCTTCCATATTCAGGCGCGGCGCCTGCTGGCGGTTATCCTCCAGCCACTCCAGCGCCTGCTCAATACCCTGCGTCAGAGCATCACGTTTTTTGTTCGCCTGGGCGGTGAGGATCTTATTTAACGATTTCATTTCTTGTAGACGCTCCCGCTGTCAATCCAGTAATGCGCCATGCCCGATCCGCTGCTGGCAAGGGTGTTGAGGCGCAGACGCAGATGTTCAAGCGGCACCTGGCTGCCGTCATCAAGCGTCGCATCGGCAATATCAAAACGCTCCGGTCCGAACTCGCCAAACGGGCGGCTGACCGCCAGCTTAATGCGCAGCACTTTATCCCCGGCTACGCTGCGCGCCAGCTGCGAATCGACAATCGTCAGGGTATACAGCGGTGACGCAGGCCAGCGGTCATTGTCCAGCTGGCGGAACCCTAAGGTTAACGCGCCGCGCACCTGGAATCGGCTACGCACTTCCAGATTAAAGTTCTGCTGGTCGAGGTCAATATCGCTGTACCAGACGTTATCCGCCGTCAGCGCGCCGGTGCCGTCGAGCATCCCGAGATAGCGAATGGTCGAGTACGGCTGGAAGTCCCCGGCCTTGAACCAGAAGTTCGCCAGGCGCAGGTCCAGCGACAGCAGGCACAGCATCGCGCCGACCGCGGCGGTAGATTTCGGGTTCTCGATTTTTCCCTGCTTGTTGAACGGATACCAGTCATTGGTGTGATAGCCGTCCAGTGAAACAATGCGGCTCACCGGCAGCGGTTGCAGGTGGCGGAACAGCGCCTGCACGCCGGGGAAGCGTGAAGGGCGGCCGGTCAGCAGCAGCACATCGCAGTCGTATACCGCCACCACTTCCGACATTGAGCGCAGGCTGTGGGTAATGTTCATGCGCGGCGAGAGGAACTCAGCGTGCAGCTTGCTGAGGCGCACAATCAGCGCCACATCGAGAATATCGAAGGCAGCCGCATCGCCCGGCAGCTCGCGCTGGATCTCGCGGTTAATATAGTCCAGCAGTTTGCTGGTCGGCGCCTGCGCCAGCAGCTCACCAAAGCGGGCATCAATCTCTGCCGTCAGGTCAAGCGGGTCGAAGGTTTCATAGGCTTCCAGCACCGCCTGGCCCAGCGGGATAAACAGCTGCAGCGTCACCTGCTGGCGCAGGGTTGAGTGCCCGTCAAGGCGGCCTTCATGACCGAACAGGCGCGTCATGACCGCTTCAGGGTTGACCATGCCAGCCTGCTTAAAGGCCGCCTGCAGCGCGGGCAGTACGTACAGCTGAATGACGTCGAGCAGGATATCGTCGCCCGCCAGCTTAAAGCCCTCGCGGAACAGCAGGCGCGGCATAATTTTTACGTTATTCCCTACGCCGTCATCGAGGCGATATTGAGTAATTGCCAGGTCGGTGGTGCCGCCGCCAATGTCGATGGAGGCGATGCGCAGCGTCTTGCCCGCCGGTTCATCGGCAGCACGGGCGCGGTCGGGGCGTACCATGCTGGCGAAGAAGGCTTCAGCACGGCCACCAAAGTTGACCTGGGTTTCGTTATAGAGATAAACCATCTGGCCGCAGGTGGCTTCATCCCACTCCATCTGCACCTCCGGCACCGGCACGCTGCTTTTGGCTTTATCCTCGGCGCGGGTGAAATCGTCATCCGCCGGGTGCCAGCCCATGGCTTTCCACACCAGCGCAATGGCCTCCAGCATGCGGCGGCGGAAGATCTCACGCTCCGGCTTCGGCATGGCGGAAGGCAGGGTGAGAATGATATTACGCAGCTGGCGCGGGGCGCTGCTGTGCAGCATTTTCTGGCGCTGCATCGGGCTGTTCATCTGCAACAGCGCCTGCGCCAGAAGCTCGGACAGCATCAGGCTCATCACCGAGCTGCGGCTGTAGTGCGGGGAGAACACCGGCAGGCGCTCATCCAGCGGTATGCTGTACAGCGGCTGGCCTTCATCATTAATCAGGTAGGTCAGCGGCAGCGCGGTCGCCAGCGGTTCCTGCTGCTGATTGCCCGGGGTACGGCTGAAGCGCCAGCCCGGCGTGTAGCTCTCTTCATCCCACAGGTAGCGGCGCGGGCTGGAGAGCCCGGTAGCACCCTCGGTGCCGAGGCGCTGCAGCGCCAGATTGCCGGCTTCGCGCCCGACGCGGACGATCGAAGGCCAGGTAAACGCCTCATCGCGGCCGCTTTCCAGCGAGAAATTCTGCTTGCCGAAGCTGGCCTGGGCGAACTCGACGCGGCTTTCAAACAGTTCGTTATACAGCGCATGGGGATGGCTGAGATTACGCATCTGTAGTTCGTAGGTGTGCTTCAGGCCCTGGTGATCGTCAACGTGATCTTCCACCATAATGCCGCAGGTGTGAGAGTTACCGACGTCGAGGATCAGATCCACGGCAATAGCCGGCTCCTGCAGCGTCGCTGCGCTGATTTTCAGCTCCGGCACTGACAGCTGCTCGCCGAGCATATGCAGGACGTTGAGATAGTGCGCCTGATACTCAAACTCGCGCAGGGCGGCTTTAATATTGACCTGCGGGCGCTGTTCAAGGGTGGAGGCGCTGTCGCTAAATACTTCGCGCAGCCAGCCGTCAATCCAGGTGTGGTCAAGGAACTCGCCCAGCTCGTCGCTGCGGTGGGCCAGCGCGAAATTGACGCCGTTCTTCACATCATTTTCATTCAGCGCCAGCGACTCATCTTCGCCATCGGCCCAGACTTTGGTGTCAAACGCCAGCACGATGCGGTGGGTATGGCCGCTGGCATCCGGTTTATCCAGCGCCACCACCTGGACGCGCGCCCAGTTATCCGGGCCGCCGATAAAGGTGCGCGGCGGGTTGAAGCGGAAGAACGGCAGCGGCAGCCACTGGCCGCACAGCAGGCTGAGCGACTGCGCCAGCGGGAAACTGAACTCCGGCTTGACCACTTCGGCTGGGGTGCCCGCCGCCTGCGGCAGCAGGTACTTGGCGCTGGGCGCGTGATAGTTCAGGCGCAGCAGCGGGCCATTCGCGGTCTGGCGGACAAATTTACCCGGCCAGTCGTTGTTCAGGTCCGGCGTCAGCGCAAAGTCGAGGAACTGGATACCACTGTTCTGGACCAGCGTCATATTGGGTTTGAAATCAGCAATCGTCGCCAGCATCATTATTTACTCTCACGCTTCATGGTCATCGGCAGCACCGTGTCGGCATTGTAGCTGCCGCTGCACTCGGCAGGCCCGCTCAGGCCCTGTTTACACACCAGTTCCGGCATCTGATAGCGCGAACCATCGCTGCATCGCGCTTTCGTGCGGCTGTTAATCACCAGGTTGCCGGAGGACATCAGCCCGGCGAATACCTCGACCTTACAGCTAACGCCGTCGCCCTGGGTGATCCGCGCCGTCCCTTTGCCATTTTTCAGCTGATATTTCAGCATCGGCGGGGTGCCGGTCGGCAGATTTTTCTGCACCAGTACGCGCCAGTTACCGTTAAGGAATTTGGTCGAGCCAATTTTGACCGCATCGGCAGGCAGCACCAGATCGTCTTTCGCCACCGGGCGCGCGTCTGCGACAGCTTCCACCGCCGGTTCAGCCGCGGTCGCTGCTGCCGGGGCCGCAGCGGGTGTAACGGCAGCCGGGGCGATAATCGCCGGTGCCAGTGGCAGAGTAGGTGCAGCAGCCGGAGCGACCGGTGCGGCTGGCGCATTCGCAGCTTGCGGTGCGGCAGGCTCGGGCTGTGCGGCGGGTTCAGGCGCTTTCACCTCTTCAGGCGCTTTATCGCTACAGCTTTTCAGCTGCACGCCAAAGGCAATCAGCAGCACCACGGCCGGAACAACCCAGCTGTAGCGCAGCCAGGCTTTCATCGGTGGTTTTGCCGCAGGCGTAGCGGGGACCGCCGGGGCCGGCTCAGGTGCGATTGCCTCCGGCTCGTCAATAATTTCCAACGGCGGAATAGTGGGCATCACTCGCGGCGCGGCGGCGGGTTCAGGGGTAATCAGCGGAGCAATCACCGGCGAGACCGTAGCCGCAGCGGGTGCAGGGGCTGCCGCGACGGGCGCAAGGCGCGACAGGCCGAGCTGCGGCTCATCATCTTCCACTGCGCGCAGGCAGTCGAAAGCGTCCTGGCGGGATTTTTTATCCAGGCTGACAAAGCCCCAGAAGGTGATCACCGGCTTGCCGCCCACCAGGTAGACATAGTTCTGGTCGGGGAACTGTAACGCCTTGCTCAGCAGGGCGCCGAACAGCTTCTGGCTCGGCTTATCGGACTGCTGGGCGCGGTCGCTAATCTCTGCCAGCGTGCTCTGGCAGGCGAGCAGGTCATTCAGCGCTGCCTTGCGTGCGCTGTTGCTGGCGGCGGCCCACGAACTGACTTTGCCATTCACCGGCGAGTACCAGTCCAGGCGGTCGCCCGCGTCGTTAGGCTGCGGGATCGCCAGGCAGTCGGCCAGCGCAGACTGTTTTCTCAGGCGCAGGGTTTCGCGCAGTTGCAGAGCGGAGAGATAGACCGGTTGCCCGTTCTCCCCCAGAGCGAGCACAGCATCAAGATTGCCACTGCGTAAGAAGATTTTTGCCACGCAAAAGACCTTATAGTCAGAGTTCGGAAGAAAAAAGCGTGTGTAATCAGAATATTTTAACGCTTTGCGACTTAAATCAAATGCGCAAATAAGCGGTGAAACGCAACAGTACTCAGGCTATAGCCGGGCAGGAGCTTGATATCCGGGAGAATGAAATGGCGAAATGTGACACGGGTAGTGACAGTGTCACATCAGATAATTGCTAATGGGTCAGGCAGGCCTGAGCCTAACCTTTAAGCGCTGCAATATCACCCGCCGTAATTCCAGCAAGATGGGCAGTAATCTTCTCCACTGGCCAGTCCCACCAGGCTAGCGCTTCCAGTTCGGCAATCACCTCATCACTAAAGCGTTTGCGGATCGCTTGCGCCGGGTTACCGCCCACTATGCTGTACGCCGGGACATCGGAAACCACTACGGAGCGTGAAGAGACGATCGCGCCGTTGCCGATGCTCACGCCCGGCATAATCAGGCAGTCATAGCCAATCCAGACATCGTTGCCGATGCAGGTATCGCCTTTATAAGGCAGGTCGCCGGGTTGCGGAGCTGCGCTTTCCCAGCCGTTGCCGAAAATAAAAAAGGGAAAGGTCGATATACCAGAGGTCTTATGGTTAGCGCCGTTCATAATGAACTTCACGCCGCGAGCCAGCGCACAGAATTTGCCAATAACCAGCTTATCGCCGATAAACGGATAGTGATAAAGGACGTTGCGCTCGAAGTTCTCCGCGTCATCAGGATCGTCGTAGTAGGTATAGTCGCCGATGATGATATTGGGGTTGGTCACGCAATTTTTGATAAAGCAGACCTGGGGAAAGCCAGGGAGTGGATGTTTCTCGCTGGGGTCGGGTCCGTGCATATATCCTCCTGAAGCAGTAGCGTAAAGAGAGTGTAATTCAGAGGAAACCGAAGCGCCTCACGCTGTATTCAAACGGGCAGTGACGCTATGATAGCAGCGCGCCAAATTCGGCAGAGGAGAATTCGCCATAATGTTTTATCGTTTTACGCTGGCAGCGGTTGTTGCCGCCACCACATTGACAGGTTGCGCTGCCTTTAAATCTAATACTGCCGTGGCGCCCGTTAGCCAGGCGACGCAGACCGCTGATGCCCCCGCTGCAACAGCCCAGCCCGAACAGCCGGTGCAAACAGAGCAAACAGAGCAAACCGCGCCAGCCGAACAGCCGGTGCAGACTACGCCTATCACTGCGCCCGGTGCCGTCACCGAAGGCAGCCCTGAGGCGACGACAGCTGAGGCAGCAACCGCTCCGGCAGCGACCGCACCT
This window harbors:
- a CDS encoding Vat family streptogramin A O-acetyltransferase, translating into MHGPDPSEKHPLPGFPQVCFIKNCVTNPNIIIGDYTYYDDPDDAENFERNVLYHYPFIGDKLVIGKFCALARGVKFIMNGANHKTSGISTFPFFIFGNGWESAAPQPGDLPYKGDTCIGNDVWIGYDCLIMPGVSIGNGAIVSSRSVVVSDVPAYSIVGGNPAQAIRKRFSDEVIAELEALAWWDWPVEKITAHLAGITAGDIAALKG
- a CDS encoding virulence factor SrfB, producing the protein MLATIADFKPNMTLVQNSGIQFLDFALTPDLNNDWPGKFVRQTANGPLLRLNYHAPSAKYLLPQAAGTPAEVVKPEFSFPLAQSLSLLCGQWLPLPFFRFNPPRTFIGGPDNWARVQVVALDKPDASGHTHRIVLAFDTKVWADGEDESLALNENDVKNGVNFALAHRSDELGEFLDHTWIDGWLREVFSDSASTLEQRPQVNIKAALREFEYQAHYLNVLHMLGEQLSVPELKISAATLQEPAIAVDLILDVGNSHTCGIMVEDHVDDHQGLKHTYELQMRNLSHPHALYNELFESRVEFAQASFGKQNFSLESGRDEAFTWPSIVRVGREAGNLALQRLGTEGATGLSSPRRYLWDEESYTPGWRFSRTPGNQQQEPLATALPLTYLINDEGQPLYSIPLDERLPVFSPHYSRSSVMSLMLSELLAQALLQMNSPMQRQKMLHSSAPRQLRNIILTLPSAMPKPEREIFRRRMLEAIALVWKAMGWHPADDDFTRAEDKAKSSVPVPEVQMEWDEATCGQMVYLYNETQVNFGGRAEAFFASMVRPDRARAADEPAGKTLRIASIDIGGGTTDLAITQYRLDDGVGNNVKIMPRLLFREGFKLAGDDILLDVIQLYVLPALQAAFKQAGMVNPEAVMTRLFGHEGRLDGHSTLRQQVTLQLFIPLGQAVLEAYETFDPLDLTAEIDARFGELLAQAPTSKLLDYINREIQRELPGDAAAFDILDVALIVRLSKLHAEFLSPRMNITHSLRSMSEVVAVYDCDVLLLTGRPSRFPGVQALFRHLQPLPVSRIVSLDGYHTNDWYPFNKQGKIENPKSTAAVGAMLCLLSLDLRLANFWFKAGDFQPYSTIRYLGMLDGTGALTADNVWYSDIDLDQQNFNLEVRSRFQVRGALTLGFRQLDNDRWPASPLYTLTIVDSQLARSVAGDKVLRIKLAVSRPFGEFGPERFDIADATLDDGSQVPLEHLRLRLNTLASSGSGMAHYWIDSGSVYKK
- a CDS encoding SrfA family protein, encoding MAKIFLRSGNLDAVLALGENGQPVYLSALQLRETLRLRKQSALADCLAIPQPNDAGDRLDWYSPVNGKVSSWAAASNSARKAALNDLLACQSTLAEISDRAQQSDKPSQKLFGALLSKALQFPDQNYVYLVGGKPVITFWGFVSLDKKSRQDAFDCLRAVEDDEPQLGLSRLAPVAAAPAPAAATVSPVIAPLITPEPAAAPRVMPTIPPLEIIDEPEAIAPEPAPAVPATPAAKPPMKAWLRYSWVVPAVVLLIAFGVQLKSCSDKAPEEVKAPEPAAQPEPAAPQAANAPAAPVAPAAAPTLPLAPAIIAPAAVTPAAAPAAATAAEPAVEAVADARPVAKDDLVLPADAVKIGSTKFLNGNWRVLVQKNLPTGTPPMLKYQLKNGKGTARITQGDGVSCKVEVFAGLMSSGNLVINSRTKARCSDGSRYQMPELVCKQGLSGPAECSGSYNADTVLPMTMKRESK
- a CDS encoding ribonuclease domain-containing protein, whose translation is MNKKLLIAAIFAIAAAAAGLHHPAKPPTSSTQSTPTARQGANDISTLTAQQRVADYLQQHQRLPDYYLRKGEARKLGWDPSKGNLCNVLPGRAIGGDRFSNREGGLPDKAGRRWFEADVNYQCGRRGSDRMLYSSDGLIYVTSDHYRHFQQVN
- a CDS encoding virulence factor SrfC family protein, whose product is MKSLNKILTAQANKKRDALTQGIEQALEWLEDNRQQAPRLNMEADRLAVKLLRQHNKASVLARNTPINPAIGLFGLAQAGKSYLIGALAASDKGRLECAFGNSVLDYAGQLNPQQHTSNLVLRFSGQQQSSDSSWPVQLTLLSESELVAVLALQYAQRVGDTVTFDESQLGEKMQNVAMYRQPEAVDGINRHQMVALWDALHFSLARNSALESHFWPQAVEQAPFLGVDDRARLFSLLWGEDRQLTALYRQLAHVLHHLSCVGDVLAPLSVLDEPSYSLLNSSGVSQFNATVDLTLQVVPRHGGRSLAPVSVALAELTLLSREVLLPLYSAPREELFSEVDLLDYPGFVSLPVLPDDDQHALALSFLQARRPFLLQRAAVQQDVTHLLVCSASAHRNETRHVGRLLDFWVKQTQGETSVQRSGRKPGLIWAMTPFDQRITHGHNHDAAVQRYVGNPGDAWGAMLAMDEKGVQRMAGYLVNEVRRDSKLERIAACRAEIQRELSENLLGRWYQAAEGEDPAERLRTAETLLKALQTRTGVHGELLERLVPVRDTLRHLFLQRQYQRSERTAADEYSISEDDPFGIGMTIDLLSDEPLTAVQTSYHSAPVVDQEAEFSQNVYRHWINQLRLLPDNGPLLELLGVTKPTLEMLTEELITASVRQEIEAALLRILADSDAAGLPAEQIADRQVSRALSVLGDFVAWLGFQQLPEAQRPDSRINRGQKIFAKPEAQTVNLGPGQRLTRLALKPNNHAAFYIYDWLVGLNEMIVQNAGYAASREISGEERERLAKILSVIRR
- a CDS encoding sugar ABC transporter substrate-binding protein, whose protein sequence is MKHFKKLLLVAALSCSASSLAETIGVSMAYFDQNFLTIIRQAIDKEAKERGIKVQFEDARGDVGRQTDQVQSFISAGVDAIIVDPVNSAGTPVMTRLVTQAKIPLVYVNRTPGDPKLPPGVVFVGSDEKQSGTLQMEQLAKLANYQGKVGIMIGNLTDAGALQRTKDVEQVVAKYPKMKVVQKQTANYSRSEGMDLMLSWLSNGEEIDIVAANNDEMAIGAAMALQQSGIKQNKVLVGGIDATPDGLKALASGKMQVTVFQDAVGQGKASVDVAQRMIKGEKLDSYHWIPFELVTPENMKQYENK
- a CDS encoding barstar family protein, which encodes MQLVSFDLQQVEDRADFYRQFAARFALSEFGSNLDALWDVLTAGVALPLRITLRHLHRHPQQAELQGIIEVMQEAEQETGGAFSVRVY